In the genome of Aedes aegypti strain LVP_AGWG chromosome 2, AaegL5.0 Primary Assembly, whole genome shotgun sequence, the window acattctaaaaaatatcgaaaatcaagtttttggcgtaaaattaTGAGTCCGATAAGCAAGCCTTGCCGCTAATGAAGCCCTTCCTTAcctattgtacttattacaaaaactattaccggaagacgactacTAATGGATccctttaagcttagcaagtggtggaattctccttggaaacatttctacaacgctgtggatcttttttctatgggaggggcatattgcccgggttgttttgaaatgtaaacATTGGGACGGTTTACAAAAAACATCTAGTACACTTTTTAGAAGCAACCTGGatagagaaagttgcatgcagagcatgaccaactaaaagagcaacacattgacataaaaaattttaggagtgatgcatttgctactgcggtagagcagtttttccttaaggggggcgtattacacctttttaccttatgTTTTAGGTATGATTTATGGAATGACTGGATGAGCATGTGTTGCAGGTGAGTATGAAGTGTTGCCCGAATTGCGATTTTGGTGTATATTGCGTGTTTGTGGCCGGCATCATGAGGAATGCTGCGTCCACTGGTGCGGTGCTTGGATGAAGTGCCCCGGTGGCTTGCTGCTGGCCTGGACAaacatgcttgtccgttgtctggcgttaagttacagtctgtgcagctaaatgactgaagacggtgtccgtgtctttttttatcTGTTTCATAGCAATATCCTTTTTCACTTATCCATTGCATTTATTGTATTGATTTATGGACAAATCCTAGGATTCTAGGCAAGATTGCTGATGAGGGGATATGATGATACAATGCAAGAACAACATTCTTGAACAATCCAtggaacattaaaaaaaatccgcaaTACATTTGAAGCATAGTTTTTATGATTCTATCATTCTGTcacaaatttattaaaaatctttCATGCAAACTCTCAAGAATTATATAAGGATATAACGAGAGTGGGGGGGTGTTGGGGTGATACatataaggagtgtatcgaaaagtagtcgcaaacattcaaaacggtatatcttagagcatagttcatctttttggaagcttttttcacgcaaatcttcatcatgtcatcaaatattgaagcagctaaaaaatattgaataatatgcagtcttaatataaatacaacaaggtttataaagcatggaACATAAAATCttacacaaaattacatttttgaagtgccTTCTGAAAATTCGATTATTtctattgaacaaaatgtatatcaaacaaaataggatgaaaagcttattctatcggaaaatatgtttacttcacacagcatgtaaaagaaattcaaaaaaataaattattgctctaaaaaagctcaattattggaacaaggtcgcttttagaaagtcacttttgtttaatcaacttttgaagctctgtcatatacagcggtaattatatagagtaacattttttactaacgttacttcataaatatgcaaagaaacttttccaatcaaaaaaccattttttattcataacaATCGTTCGATATTAGCATTATCGtgcagaaagaaaaaaaacgaggtccttgaaaatccacttttttcgttttttgtatttgctcttaaatgcttgttaatgaatttttcaaaatattttttaacactatgccatgagagttgtggcacagaatatattagcataaacaaaaatcattttttcttaaaatttaacacatttattaacatatcaatttttcagaggtgtgcaagattttcatcgacatctgttagtaattagcaaaattatcatgcaaaatgccactttattgaaacaatatcaccgcattatcatttttaaatacattgtaaagtatttctgatcaaaacattgtttgtatgttcaacccattatttttgagactgttttgaaagtttgcaactaattttcgatacactccttagcaGTAGCGATAAACGCACATCTATTCGGCAATACAAAGCTGGAAGTCGttggttcaaatcccactggtcgaagatcttttcctAAAGAAAATTAACTAGGCAGatacaaatataatttttacccttcgaaaaatcaaaaattttggagGGGAGAACAAAAAAGAtccactatttttttattttaagagaGGTATTGAAAggtttttttaagcaaaaagatGGGTGaaatgacgatttagagaaCGATTGAAAAATGTGCATAGAATTCAAATGAAATCAACAACATGaaattttccttattttttcattttgttgtttttttccttatttatttttaccaGAAAATTATCCAGTGGATcccccaggaattcttctacggATCTCAGCGAGAATTCATGtcagagatttttttgaggATACCTTCTGGTGTgtaaatttattgagaaatgactcctgggattccttcagaattttattttcaatgatttaatACCACTAATGTTCGTCGtggaatttcattcaaatttttctagtgattccactaagatttccttcaagaaaatttaagaatttttcaaagtttatattcgagatttttttaaagaaattcttttcAAGGTTctctttgaaatgttttctaatagtttcctccagtaatttctttatgaattgcCCTAGAAatgttttaggaattcctcagagtgcttttttatggaatttaatGGATTCCACAAATTTTTTGTTTGCTGCCTAAGGTTTTCTCGGGCttcatgctatatctttttcaGATTTCCCTCCATTAATAATTTATTGTATTCCctcataaaattatttaaaaattcatttcaaaaacaatacaACTATTTTATGCTAGATTTTCAAATCCAAACTCTGCAGGATTTTGCAAAAACGTCAAAGATAAATCTCCATTGATTATTACACAAGTTtctctaagattttattttaattgtcCATGGTATGCTCAGAATATTTCAATTTCTTCGAGTATTAAGTATTAGAGACACTTACTTCTTAGAACTctcattgtattttttttcattaattttaacgagattttttttgagaattcattctaagaattgtactttaaattctTGTTAGAGTTCCTTTTAgcagttcttcaaaaatgtttcatccttgcataaatttcttgaaagatcCCATGCATCTTTCAACTGCAGGAGAAAAAAATGCCTATATTATGTTAATATAagtaaaattgctaaaaattaACAACAATGAACTAACTAGGAAAATTAGAAAATTATTGCACATTGATTCTGTTAAAGGTGCCTGAGAGATTCACTCTAGATATTTCTCTAAAAGTTGTCAAAGTATTCCTCCAAATTATTTCTTAAGGAaactttccaagaaaaaaaatctggttttgTTTCCTTTGATTTTTATCAAGAAAACATAAGCCATTGAGTTGCTGGCTTATATTTTAAAAGGTGTCATACACTTCCTTgtaaaagtttggggtcactcCCTAGAAACACTTCCAATTGGAACTCTCTATGGCTCATTAGAAAGGCAATGGACCAATCTTACTTCAAAGGTAGTTCgccattttttgtttgttttgataacTAATATTTTACTTGCATATGTGAAAtaatacactgaaaaaacatggctAATTTTCTCAGATCCGCCAAAAATTTAAACTCGTGTGGCATTAGAACCGTAATCTCATAATTTTTGAGAACCATTCgcaaaattttggcggaaaaatctggaaactgTTCAAAATCATTAAAACTGTCAcaaggtgtgggttcgattccctctTAAGCcatggaaacttttcgtcagggaTGTTTTTCGGTTGTTCCtttggagcatgcttgttcaTTGtctctagtgttaagttacagtctgtgcagctaaattgcTGAAGACAGTGTCAGTTTCTTTTGATAACACTTGttaattgtgtattttttttaaaatgttacaaattcaagcaaaaatttagtaaactcaattcaaaaaatgttttttgtcaaaatacctACCTAATTCGTGTGATCACCGACAGTATAAGAACAAATTGCATTCTGTATGTTACATGCGTTGGTAGCTTCTGGTATGCTTTCTTTATGATGTACGAGTAATTTATATAGCTTCACAAACAATTATGTTAGACTATTgttcatatttttcttttcttcgctATTCCGCGCTAAATAATATTTGTAGGATACTAATATTACCGCTGTAAATAATATTTGTAGGATACTATGAACAATTGTACAGATATGGATCGAAGATAAGTTGATTCACAAAGAAACATCAAATAATTAACTTCTACAAAAAAAACCCCAATccacaaaattaaattattcattaaTCAATTTTGATCATGAAAGCTTGAATAACATGGTTGGGTAATGCATCTTTTaatagtacagtcaactctcactaactcgatattgaagggaccatcgaattagggaggtatcgagttactgaacacaaaaccagtgctaatgcgattcaagggaccatcgaggtagccatgaaaaccaacttttactatggttctctaactcgatttcGAGATAAGGAAAAAAGAGAGTAAACTGTattacaatttaaaaaaaaatatgtttgtaaaaacttttttgtaaataaatcttcgagctgtttagtggaatatctaTAAGTAATAATTTTGGTTTTACATTTACTtaactttttttattcttaaaaaaaaatgtccacagCATGGGACAGCACGAAAGACCTAGTGGCCCAGTGATGAacttttcgtttgacgaaaggTTTTCACCAACTGGAgagagaatcgaacccacacttcgtcGCACAATATGCGAAAACGACTGACGCCGTTAACAGCACGGCTGCGAAGCAACGTACGCaaacgatttttcgaatttattaTGTTTAATTTCTCCACGCCAGTGTACACCACAGGCGCCGCCGCAAAAAATTGTAAACGGTGTGAAGCCGATGACGCCGCCGCTGatcaaaaatatttcggtgCACAGGTCTACtggaaagaaatttttaaagaatatgtAAAATAATTACGTAAGAGTTTTGAAATGTCTCTGAAGTCACATTAATTCAGCATAAAGAATCACTGCaaagagaaaaagaaaaaagttaGACCTTAGAGAccattataacaaaaaaaatcctccaatcaaaaatagagactttttagagaccagcatcaaaaaagtgaccaaggcTTGAAAAGATCTGCTTCACCCCGTCACACTACATTTAAACAGCAGTTCAATTGCTACGAGCAAACACTGGACGAATATTGCTATAGTagtacaatagaaatattagtagtagaacgctaatggcgctgttctcacaaaactgaattagtttattaccACCTTaaactgtatcttttcattgtttattcgatgccatgttgtagtgggtgatttaaacatttatttgacactttgaggatcggtactcaagctgtcagcgcgtggcgaactagatgttggtaacacgaacagtagcgacattagaaTTCTAaggttaaggcccaagtaaaaatggagcaaatgtcaaaagtgaaagAGCAGTTTTCGtcgttaaaatcgacaaatcgaaaaaaataaaatacacagctgttttatttgcaaaataaaaaggctgtgtgttcttattttttccgattttttgATTTCAAGGACGAAAACCGCTTTTTCATTTTCGACATTTgcctcattttttcttgcatcttaatgcttctactagtaGTATAGTACAAGTACAACACGTAATGGTTCTATTTTGGATATGATTTCATCTCGATAGAAAACTAATAACTTCAACGAATACTACTCTTTAATGTTTGTATCACATGATGGTAACAGTTATTTAAACCCCTGTCAATCTAACATTCACAGCACATATGGGCTATAACGGTAGGCAGCAGCATAAGGACTGGCAAAAGGTGCGGCATAAGGAGTAGCATAAGCAGCGGCAGCAGTGTATGCTAGTGGAGCGGCGGCTGCAACAGCCGGAGTAGCATAAGCCACTGGGGCAGCGACCTTGGCTACTGGACCGGCATACGCCACGGGAGCAGGAAGGGCAGCAGTGTAAGCCAGAGGAGCCACTCCGTTATAGTTGCGAGCAATGACCTGAGAGCTTTGGGCCGTCACGAAAGCTGGAGCTGGAGCAGCATAGGCCAAAGGAGCTGAATAGGCCACGGGAGCGACGACTCCTGGCTTGGCGACGACGCACGAAATGGCCAGAGCGGCGATGAAGATCTAGAAGGGAAAATTCAATTAGTTATCAACTGATTCTAGAAGTTGATTCTCGACAATTAGTACcactttggtgaacattttgATAGTTGCTGTAGGATGAGCTGTACTGCTTGGAACTTCTGATTGAACTGTACCTCTTGATGTAACAAGGAtcgatttttatattatttttcgaAATGCAAATGGGTGTGTTCTTGCCGGCATCTTCATTTTCCGCTCACCGATAGTCAGGCGTTCCAAGGTAAATACCCGAATTTGTGCGGTGTTCGATTTGCATTATTGTATTACACCGAAACGAACGGCACGCGTCCACAGAGGATACGTGATTATTTGGATTCCATTTTGGTATGTGGTGTGAATGACATGTATCGTTTGGATGCGTCCTCCAAAATTCTTTCAATTATTGACGGTTGACAATTCCAAGAACTTTGCAGATATGTATCTGATTTGTATAAATAGAATCGAAAGCTCAGTATAAAGCATCAGATCCAACTACTCCTATCACCCTATCACTATCGTTCAGCCAAAGAGCTCAAGTTCTCACTCAAAATGTACAAGATTGTAAGTTCTGCCAGAATTTCCCCCGTTCAAGTTTTTCtaaagaaaaaaatccatttcCAGGTTTGCCTGTTCGCCATCATTGCCGTCGCTTCGGTGTCAGCTGAGCCAAAGCCCGGAGTCCTAGCCTATAGTGCTCCTCTTGTAGCAGCGGCCCCAGCAGCTTTTGTGTCGGAAGGAGCAGCCGTTTACGAGCGCACTTATCACGGAAACATCGCCCCATTCTCTCCAGTTGCTGCCTACGCCGCTGCTCCTTATGTTGCCGCTCCTCTGGCTTATTCCGCACCCTACGTTGCTGCAGCTGCTGCTCCAGTGCTGGTCAAGTGAGGAATTTTGATCTGTGAATAATAGCTATGAAATGTGATGATCCTGACAGCGAAttggaaaacgtaaaataacTATGTCAAAAaaggtacaaaaaaaaaaatcatgcaatatATGATTGACTGAAGAGAAATCAcaatgcttttttttatttcttaggCCAAATGGtgatttgtgtaaattttaattcgtAGAATCATCAATAGTACTCTGCATTGTTTAGATTTTGTATGGTATTTTGATGTCCATTTACTGATTTCATGAAAGAATGCAAATAAAATGAGCCTGGCTGTTTGGgaatatatttttcactttttcataaaatcagAAATCAGCTAAGTCAATAAACGACAGAGTtccataaaaattaaaacaggTAGAATCCCATTGTATATGGaacaaatgtttgtctcaagcactaaa includes:
- the LOC110675724 gene encoding cuticle protein 21-like produces the protein MFTKVIFIAALAISCVVAKPGVVAPVAYSAPLAYAAPAPAFVTAQSSQVIARNYNGVAPLAYTAALPAPVAYAGPVAKVAAPVAYATPAVAAAAPLAYTAAAAYATPYAAPFASPYAAAYRYSPYVL
- the LOC110675726 gene encoding uncharacterized protein LOC110675726; its protein translation is MYKIVCLFAIIAVASVSAEPKPGVLAYSAPLVAAAPAAFVSEGAAVYERTYHGNIAPFSPVAAYAAAPYVAAPLAYSAPYVAAAAAPVLVK